From one Pseudomonadales bacterium genomic stretch:
- a CDS encoding pyridoxal-dependent decarboxylase, exosortase A system-associated, translated as MSKPQPQHTDMAQFPVVNNCLQIGGMPVTDLAAKVGQTPFYAYDRQLMTDRVAELRRILPSGISLHYAMKANPMPDVVNHFSTITDGLDVASGGELKVALATGINPKEISFAGPGKSNEELEAAARAGIIINLESEGEMERLSIIASTHDLNPVVSVRVNPDFELKTSGMKMAGGPKPFGVDAERVPEMLKRIGELPFEFVGFHIFSGSQNLKPDAIIEAQTKTFQLAIQLAEHAPSPVRWLNIGGGFGIPYFPGEQRLDLQPIADNLEILLKEYQPKLPEAEIVIELGRYLIGEAGVYVCEIIDVKESRGETFAIANGGLHHHLSLSGNFGQVIRKNYPVCIGNNVVSEDTAAVNIVGPLCTPLDILANKYELPLLKTGDLVVVFQSGAYGFTASPRDFLSHPEARQILV; from the coding sequence GTGAGCAAACCTCAACCCCAGCATACGGATATGGCGCAATTTCCCGTCGTCAACAACTGTCTTCAAATAGGCGGCATGCCGGTCACGGACCTGGCTGCGAAAGTAGGCCAGACACCCTTCTATGCTTACGACCGTCAATTGATGACAGACCGTGTTGCCGAACTTCGACGCATTTTGCCCTCAGGAATCAGCCTTCACTACGCCATGAAAGCCAACCCCATGCCCGATGTGGTTAACCATTTTTCAACGATTACAGATGGGCTGGATGTCGCTTCGGGGGGCGAACTAAAAGTCGCGTTAGCCACAGGCATCAACCCCAAAGAGATCAGCTTCGCCGGCCCGGGAAAATCAAATGAAGAGCTCGAAGCCGCTGCCAGAGCGGGCATTATCATCAACCTCGAATCGGAAGGTGAAATGGAGCGGCTGTCCATAATTGCCAGCACCCACGACCTCAACCCTGTCGTATCTGTGCGTGTAAACCCGGACTTTGAGCTCAAAACCTCCGGCATGAAAATGGCGGGCGGCCCGAAACCATTTGGTGTTGATGCCGAGCGCGTACCCGAAATGCTCAAACGCATCGGTGAACTACCATTTGAGTTTGTCGGTTTTCATATTTTTAGTGGTTCTCAGAACCTCAAACCCGACGCCATTATCGAAGCGCAAACAAAAACGTTTCAACTGGCAATACAGCTCGCAGAACATGCGCCTTCACCCGTTAGATGGCTAAATATCGGCGGAGGTTTCGGCATCCCTTACTTCCCCGGCGAACAGCGTCTGGACTTGCAACCCATCGCCGACAACCTTGAAATACTGCTGAAAGAATACCAACCGAAACTGCCCGAAGCAGAAATAGTGATTGAACTGGGCCGTTACCTCATTGGCGAGGCAGGTGTGTACGTGTGCGAAATTATCGATGTTAAGGAATCCCGTGGAGAAACCTTCGCCATTGCCAATGGTGGCTTACACCACCACCTGTCACTATCCGGCAATTTTGGCCAAGTCATTCGCAAAAACTACCCGGTCTGCATTGGCAATAATGTGGTCAGCGAAGACACAGCGGCAGTCAATATTGTCGGGCCACTGTGTACACCACTGGATATTCTGGCCAACAAATATGAACTGCCACTTTTGAAAACCGGAGACCTGGTGGTGGTGTTTCAATCCGGCGCCTATGGCTTCACCGCCAGCCCCAGAGATTTTCTGAGCCACCCGGAAGCCCGGCAAATACTGGTTTAA
- a CDS encoding acyl carrier protein encodes MDTLERLALVFEDTFTDDSYQFSEETTQEDIEEWDSLNQVRLLMAIEQEFGIKFALDEMEKLTGVAAISAVISEKLN; translated from the coding sequence ATGGATACACTGGAGCGCCTCGCGCTTGTTTTTGAAGACACCTTTACCGACGATTCCTACCAGTTTTCTGAAGAGACCACTCAGGAGGATATTGAGGAGTGGGACAGCCTCAATCAGGTTCGACTACTGATGGCTATCGAGCAGGAGTTCGGCATCAAGTTTGCTCTTGATGAGATGGAAAAGCTCACAGGTGTTGCCGCTATTTCCGCTGTCATTTCAGAAAAACTGAATTGA